From Terriglobales bacterium, the proteins below share one genomic window:
- a CDS encoding KH domain-containing protein, protein MELRVGPNDLGKVIGKQGRTARSIRTILGAAGMKLKKRYTLEILE, encoded by the coding sequence CTGGAGCTGCGCGTCGGCCCCAACGACTTGGGCAAGGTGATCGGGAAGCAGGGGCGCACGGCGCGCTCCATCCGCACCATCCTGGGCGCCGCCGGCATGAAATTGAAGAAGCGTTATACGCTGG